A DNA window from Anaerocolumna sp. AGMB13020 contains the following coding sequences:
- the hutI gene encoding imidazolonepropionase produces the protein MNYIIRNAAELVTCAGGVKAGKEMKNIGIIKNGAVIIENGLITAVGTTEELDRRATAEYTVIDACGKAVLPGFVDSHTHFIFGGYRAEEFSWRLGGESYMEIMKKGGGIIASVTSTREAGREELLQAGKKRLDKMMEMGITTVEGKSGYGLDKATEIQQLQVMKELNRIHPMDVVATFLGPHSVPTEYKGQEMKFLDYMLQQVMPIVKESELARFADIFCENNVFSAEQSAYYLKSAKAMGFELKIHADEMSDLGGAALAARMNCISADHLLKASEEGIQRLSEQGVITTLLPATAFCLKEDYARAREMINAGCAVALASDFNPGSCFTYSIPLLISLACIYMNMTIEETITALTINGAAALGLQETTGSLETGKKADIIMLEYPSIHFLPYHTGINLVEMVMKDGKIIRRHQTS, from the coding sequence ATGAATTATATCATTCGAAATGCTGCTGAACTGGTAACCTGCGCCGGAGGTGTCAAGGCGGGCAAGGAAATGAAAAATATCGGAATTATCAAAAATGGCGCAGTCATCATAGAAAACGGGTTAATTACGGCTGTTGGAACGACGGAAGAGCTGGATAGAAGAGCTACAGCAGAGTATACCGTAATTGATGCCTGCGGGAAAGCTGTCCTGCCTGGCTTTGTAGACTCACATACCCATTTTATCTTTGGAGGGTATCGTGCAGAAGAATTCTCCTGGAGACTTGGTGGTGAAAGCTACATGGAAATCATGAAAAAAGGCGGAGGAATTATAGCGTCTGTTACTTCCACCAGAGAAGCCGGACGAGAGGAATTACTGCAGGCAGGAAAGAAAAGGCTTGATAAGATGATGGAAATGGGAATTACAACTGTGGAAGGAAAAAGCGGTTACGGTCTGGATAAAGCAACGGAAATACAACAGCTTCAGGTAATGAAGGAATTAAACCGTATTCACCCCATGGACGTTGTAGCTACTTTTCTTGGACCGCACAGCGTACCCACAGAATATAAAGGCCAGGAAATGAAATTTCTTGATTATATGCTGCAGCAAGTTATGCCGATTGTAAAAGAGTCAGAGCTTGCCCGGTTTGCGGATATTTTCTGTGAGAATAATGTCTTTTCAGCAGAACAGTCCGCGTATTATCTGAAATCAGCAAAGGCTATGGGATTTGAGCTTAAAATACATGCAGATGAAATGTCTGATCTTGGCGGAGCTGCACTGGCAGCCAGAATGAACTGTATCTCTGCAGATCACCTGCTGAAAGCCTCAGAAGAGGGCATACAGAGGCTCTCCGAACAGGGAGTAATTACAACATTACTGCCGGCTACTGCCTTTTGCCTCAAGGAGGATTATGCCAGAGCAAGAGAAATGATAAATGCAGGATGCGCGGTGGCCCTGGCCTCAGACTTTAACCCAGGCAGTTGTTTTACCTACTCTATCCCCTTATTGATTTCTCTTGCTTGTATCTATATGAACATGACCATTGAAGAAACCATTACCGCTTTGACCATTAACGGAGCCGCAGCACTTGGTCTCCAGGAGACGACAGGAAGTCTCGAAACAGGTAAGAAAGCAGACATTATTATGCTAGAATATCCGTCCATACATTTTCTTCCCTAT
- a CDS encoding urocanate hydratase, translated as MENKKVMDAMRIKLEAVLPEYPVFKEGVRRAPKRELTLNEREIKLAIKNALRYVPNSLHEALAPEFLEELRTRGRIYGYRFMPKERIYGKPMDEYKGSCLEGKAFQVMIDNNLNHEVALYPYELVTYGETGQVCQNWMQYQLIKKYLEELTEEQTLVVMSGHPMGVFHSAKTSPRVIITNGLMVGMHDNPADWGKAAAMGVSNYGQMTAGGWMYIGPQGIVHGTYNTLLNAGRKVLGISGEEDLKGHLFITSGLGGMSGAQPKAIEIAGGVGIIAEVDETRINTRLEQGWISRVTGNLEEAFSLAKDYLERKQSISIAYHGNIIDLLEYAVKKDIHIELLSDQTSCHVPYDGGYCPQGLTFEQRTELLQTNKEHFKVLVDQSLQKHFRLIKTLTDRGTYFFDYGNAFMKAVFDAGVTEITKNGKDTSEGFIFPSYVEDIMGPMLFDYGYGPFRWCCLSGNPEDLIRTDAAAMEMIDPNRRGQDRDNYIWIRDARKNNLVVGTQCRILYQDAFGRRDIALKFNQMVRENIIGPVMLGRDHHDTGGTDSPYRETSSVYDGSNITADMAIQCYAGNAARGMSLVALHNGGGVGIGKSINGGFGLLLDGSERVDEIIRAAIPWDTMIGVARRSWGRCENSMETVAEYNEVMQGKDHITLPYLADDKLIDKLLADSRSLN; from the coding sequence GGAAGCTGTATTACCTGAATATCCGGTTTTTAAAGAAGGGGTAAGACGTGCTCCCAAAAGAGAACTGACACTTAATGAAAGGGAAATTAAGCTAGCCATAAAAAATGCATTACGTTATGTACCAAATTCACTCCATGAGGCGCTGGCTCCTGAATTCTTAGAAGAGCTGAGAACGAGAGGCAGAATCTACGGTTACCGTTTTATGCCAAAGGAACGAATCTATGGTAAGCCTATGGATGAATATAAGGGGAGCTGCCTGGAAGGGAAGGCCTTTCAGGTGATGATTGACAATAATCTGAATCATGAGGTTGCACTTTATCCATATGAATTGGTTACCTATGGTGAGACGGGGCAGGTATGTCAGAATTGGATGCAATACCAGCTGATCAAAAAGTATCTGGAGGAGCTGACGGAGGAACAGACTCTGGTTGTTATGTCCGGTCATCCAATGGGAGTATTTCATTCTGCTAAAACCAGCCCAAGAGTAATCATAACCAACGGACTAATGGTCGGTATGCATGACAATCCTGCTGACTGGGGAAAAGCAGCCGCTATGGGAGTGAGCAACTACGGGCAGATGACAGCAGGTGGCTGGATGTACATAGGGCCTCAGGGAATTGTCCACGGTACCTATAATACCCTGTTAAATGCCGGACGAAAGGTTCTTGGAATCTCTGGTGAAGAAGATTTAAAAGGCCATCTGTTTATCACCTCCGGCCTTGGTGGTATGAGCGGCGCACAACCCAAGGCCATTGAAATAGCCGGCGGTGTAGGTATTATCGCAGAAGTGGATGAAACCAGGATAAATACACGCCTTGAACAGGGTTGGATATCCAGGGTAACTGGAAACCTGGAAGAAGCCTTTTCACTGGCAAAGGATTATCTTGAACGTAAACAAAGCATCTCCATAGCCTATCATGGTAATATTATCGATTTACTGGAATATGCCGTTAAAAAAGATATCCATATAGAATTACTTTCCGATCAGACGTCCTGTCATGTGCCATATGACGGTGGTTATTGCCCTCAGGGACTGACCTTTGAACAGCGGACAGAACTCTTACAGACAAACAAAGAACATTTCAAAGTACTGGTCGACCAGTCCCTGCAAAAGCACTTTCGTCTCATAAAAACCTTAACGGATAGAGGAACTTATTTCTTTGATTATGGAAATGCTTTTATGAAAGCCGTATTTGATGCCGGGGTAACAGAAATTACTAAAAACGGAAAGGATACCAGTGAAGGGTTTATCTTCCCCTCTTATGTTGAGGATATCATGGGTCCTATGTTATTTGATTACGGTTATGGCCCTTTCCGCTGGTGCTGCTTAAGCGGTAATCCAGAGGATTTGATCAGGACTGATGCAGCAGCAATGGAAATGATTGATCCTAATCGACGGGGCCAGGACAGGGATAATTATATCTGGATTCGAGATGCCAGAAAGAATAATCTGGTAGTCGGTACCCAATGCAGAATTCTGTATCAGGATGCTTTTGGCAGACGTGATATTGCTCTTAAATTCAATCAGATGGTAAGAGAGAACATAATTGGACCGGTTATGCTTGGAAGGGACCATCATGATACTGGCGGAACCGACTCACCTTACCGGGAGACCTCCAGTGTTTATGATGGAAGTAATATTACTGCTGATATGGCAATACAATGTTATGCCGGGAACGCAGCCAGAGGAATGAGCCTTGTTGCCCTTCATAACGGAGGTGGTGTAGGTATCGGGAAATCCATAAACGGAGGTTTTGGATTGCTGTTAGACGGCAGTGAAAGAGTGGATGAGATCATACGGGCGGCTATTCCCTGGGATACCATGATAGGAGTAGCCAGAAGGAGCTGGGGAAGATGTGAGAATTCCATGGAAACCGTAGCAGAATACAATGAAGTCATGCAGGGAAAGGATCATATAACGCTTCCTTACCTTGCAGATGATAAACTAATTGATAAACTGCTTGCCGACAGCAGGAGCTTAAATTAA